Genomic DNA from Gossypium hirsutum isolate 1008001.06 chromosome A01, Gossypium_hirsutum_v2.1, whole genome shotgun sequence:
gcgcatctaaagatcatgttctatagCGATGTTTTTTCTTATAAATGCTGCAAAATTTAGTGACACTTATAAGACTAAAAAAGGCCGGTAAAAACTTGTTTTGTTGTGAATTGAGTTTctttaactttttatattataaataaattaaatcttGAGAGGGTtgtttgttaataaaataaacaatttctTAGTTATCGGAAAAAGTAAGGTGAAATTGATTGATAAGCACCACAATGATAACTAaaagtaatttattaaattatctttGAATAGCTCACTACTATCTCTAAaatgatttttgagaaaatattggGCGATGAAGATTCCTTTTCTTTATTAATATTGTTTTTTCTCAGCCAAACAAAAAAGTTACTGAAATTATGCAAACAACGTCACGAAAAGAGAGCCTTAAACTAACTCAGCTTAATTCCTGCCTTATCTTTTCAGATGAGAAATCAACACGATATATAAAATGTTTTAGGCAATAAATACTAGCCTTCATCTATATTTCGCCCCATAAATTTGTAGAGCAGAGACAATGAGAGGAACATTGACGTTGACTTGGATTCTGATGGTCTGCCTCTCCCAAGTAGCGGTGCAGAGCCAATACTACTCGGAGAGCTTACCATATGATCCCAGGCCGGTTAAGGTCACTAATCTTTACTTCTTTTTGCATGAAACTCTCCGCGGTAAGAACCCAACAGTAGTCATGGTAGCCCAAGCTAACAACACAAGCAACGACAACTACTCATCAGTGCCATTTGGCACCCTATATGCCATTGATGATCCCCTCAAGATAGGTCCTGGGGACAACTCAGAGGTGATTGGGAATGCTCTGGGACTTGGGATCTTGTCCGGCAAAAATTCAACGACTGTGGTGATGTACTTAGATTTTGGATTTACTGCCGGAAAGTTTAAGGGCAGCTCTATTAGCATATTTTCAAGGAATCCGTTAATAAAGATGGAACGTGAGCTTTCGGTGGTGGGAGGAAGAGGAGAATTCAGGATGGCAGAAGGGTATGCACGACTCAAGAATTACTTTTTCGATGGCACCACTGTTATTATTGAATATAACGTGACCGTAATTCATTACTAAGAGGACATTCTCTTGGACTGTGCAAGATTCACATGGTTTTGCAGCACTTGATTAGAATAAATGTATGAgaaatttagtaaatttcatcATACTTTTAAATGaatcaacttaaaataatattcccTTGCCTtgccaaaataaaatatttatatttctatttaataaaatatttatatttctattttttaataagtGAACATTTCATTTCCCCTATGAAAACACCACAAAATTGGCTGCAATAGACCCCAGTCACTAATTAAAGAAGATGAAACATTAAGAATAGACCTGCAACATAATAACCTAGCTTGCACATACATTTTAATCTGattaaaaaaagtttgaatttaCCGTGACGACCATTTCTATCTTGCCAAACAAATTGCAACTTGAAAATCTTGTATGAATTATGAACTCTATTTTAGTCATATATCTGtactattttgtttttcaaaCGAATTCAATGTTAAGAATTAAGtaacaataataaaaagatattttgtcttctaaacttttttattatttaagaagTTATCAAAGCAACCAACAAGGAACTCAGTATGGTAAATGATTAATACGTAGGGTAGCGTCTGATTGCCCTGGATAAATTTAGTGGCGAGAGAAGTACACCGCATCTCAGTATGGTAAATGATTAGTGATGTAATCTTTAAACAAAAGGTATTGCTTCTTTTACTACCCAAATATGCTTCAATTTATTTCTTTGGCCCTCATATTGATTGtatttacaaaaagaaaataaattaagaatttcAGGGATGGAGAAAAATGGAGAAACAGATGATATT
This window encodes:
- the LOC107917648 gene encoding dirigent protein 4; translation: MRGTLTLTWILMVCLSQVAVQSQYYSESLPYDPRPVKVTNLYFFLHETLRGKNPTVVMVAQANNTSNDNYSSVPFGTLYAIDDPLKIGPGDNSEVIGNALGLGILSGKNSTTVVMYLDFGFTAGKFKGSSISIFSRNPLIKMERELSVVGGRGEFRMAEGYARLKNYFFDGTTVIIEYNVTVIHY